One Verrucomicrobiales bacterium genomic region harbors:
- a CDS encoding glutathione peroxidase produces the protein MKFLAAVTSLLALMTTLSHAASSLYDIPLKDIDQKATSLKAYQGKVLLVVNVASQCGLTPQYKSLEKLHQKFKGKGFTVLGFPCNDFGAQEPGSNEEIKSFCSSKYQVTFPMFDKLHVKGSEQHPLYTALTGKDSPFPGDTKWNFGKFLIGKNGEILKRFEPKTTPDDPAVIEAIEAALASK, from the coding sequence ATGAAATTCCTAGCTGCTGTCACCTCGCTGCTTGCTCTCATGACCACACTCTCCCACGCGGCCTCGAGCCTATATGATATCCCGCTCAAGGACATCGATCAAAAAGCCACCAGCCTGAAGGCTTATCAGGGCAAAGTCTTGCTGGTTGTCAATGTCGCGTCCCAATGCGGGCTAACCCCGCAGTACAAGTCCCTGGAGAAGCTGCACCAGAAATTCAAAGGCAAGGGTTTTACCGTGCTGGGTTTCCCGTGCAACGACTTCGGCGCCCAGGAGCCGGGGAGCAATGAGGAGATTAAATCGTTTTGCTCATCCAAATATCAGGTCACTTTCCCGATGTTCGACAAACTGCATGTCAAAGGCAGCGAGCAGCACCCGCTCTATACCGCTCTGACCGGGAAGGATTCCCCGTTCCCCGGCGACACGAAGTGGAATTTCGGAAAGTTCCTGATCGGCAAAAATGGCGAGATTCTCAAACGGTTCGAGCCCAAGACAACGCCCGATGACCCCGCCGTCATCGAAGCGATCGAAGCCGCGCTCGCCAGCAAGTAA
- a CDS encoding PhzF family phenazine biosynthesis protein: protein MRVPYYRVSAFTATPFGGNPAGVCLLPVAVPDHLLQSIAAENNLSETAFLLPQGSDYGLRWFTPSVEVDLCGHATLASAHVLFHELGTAGETVRFNTRSGCLTASRNGPSIELDFPSRPPQACDTPAHLVAGLKAQPAEVLRSRDYVAVFRSEEEVKALCPEMALIATLDCLGVIATAPGRTCDFVSRFFAPQAGVPEDPVTGSAHCSLIPLWANRLGKTTLTARQVSARGGELSCRLNGDRVSIGGECATFQRGELQLG from the coding sequence GTGAGAGTTCCTTACTATCGCGTCAGCGCGTTCACCGCGACGCCGTTCGGCGGCAACCCGGCAGGAGTGTGCCTGCTGCCGGTGGCCGTGCCTGACCATTTACTTCAGTCCATCGCGGCCGAAAACAATCTCTCCGAAACCGCGTTCCTGTTACCGCAAGGATCGGACTACGGGCTTCGATGGTTTACTCCCAGCGTGGAGGTAGATTTGTGCGGACATGCCACCCTCGCCTCGGCGCACGTTTTGTTCCATGAGCTCGGCACCGCAGGCGAGACCGTGCGCTTTAACACTCGAAGCGGTTGCCTGACCGCCAGCCGCAACGGTCCCTCGATCGAACTCGATTTTCCCAGTCGACCCCCACAAGCCTGCGACACCCCGGCCCATCTGGTCGCCGGCCTCAAGGCCCAACCAGCAGAGGTTCTCCGCTCCCGCGACTATGTTGCGGTGTTCAGATCCGAGGAAGAGGTCAAGGCGCTGTGTCCGGAGATGGCGCTCATCGCAACACTGGATTGCTTGGGGGTGATCGCCACCGCTCCGGGGCGCACCTGCGATTTTGTGTCCCGGTTCTTCGCCCCGCAGGCGGGCGTTCCCGAGGATCCCGTCACCGGATCCGCCCACTGCTCACTAATCCCACTGTGGGCGAATCGACTGGGAAAGACCACGCTCACCGCTCGGCAGGTCTCCGCGCGCGGGGGCGAGTTGTCGTGCCGCTTGAACGGCGATCGCGTGTCCATCGGCGGGGAGTGCGCCACCTTCCAGCGAGGCGAGCTCCAACTCGGCTGA